A DNA window from Helianthus annuus cultivar XRQ/B chromosome 15, HanXRQr2.0-SUNRISE, whole genome shotgun sequence contains the following coding sequences:
- the LOC110910470 gene encoding B3 domain-containing transcription factor ABI3 isoform X1 — MYPKEEKVDVNDLEVYGVDEQQKKSSGLDAMGTTMMTSGDDQRGMWEIDVRAPQQNLLHEMNDPSMFYNDQFPLIPDFPCMSSSSSSSSNPAPAKPISSTTTTSSASSVSSSTSSAASWAVLKSEYVTEEEGDGNGEERVEEVSGERGRSGGVPVVSAAATTETVVGGSGLQLETVGGSGTIDCMDVMENFGYMDLIDGNELWDPSSIFEQSAPDLQPESEVVQESGMKDGGGGGGGGGGGLDELGEMFFDWLKSNKESISAEDMRNIKLKRSTVESASKRLGSSKEGKKQLLKLILEWVQQHQLQRKNSGGGEGGELLTATSNPTGHYPLQQFQGLQSQASIPATVASMPATVAPPPFNCSSWVPPGEISNAFSPSWIPPYPPYVADQAGNGMAMVAPPVQPPSTFSYLGGDYTSGLNSQMNPYNNTGYTVGSADYQVLESAPPWNPSQITMAASPYNNQFHDMGNRYAPPLMPLAPCYPDQYPFNPAVYAAGGGDDQRLMGLGSSATKEARKKRMARQRRTYFHHHHHSRQNQNSHQNHVANNDHNSHPMLVDDNSGKSHGGNWVYWPSPPSPNTVPLEAPQRTSSRPVPSCDRLSKQTSCDKRQELKTEKNLKFLLQKVLKQSDVGSLGRIVLPKKEAESHLPDLDSRDGVSIAMEDIGTSQVWNMRYSLRFWPNNKSRMYLLENTGDFVKANGLQEGDFIVIYSDVKCGKYLIRGVKVRQPATGKSEGKKPVKRSYRSLSQSARSSPSSPAKIAAI, encoded by the exons atgtatCCAAAAGAagagaaggttgatgtgaatgatCTGGAAGTTTATGGGGTAGATGAGCAGCAGAAGAAAAGTAGTGGGTTAGATGCAATGGGTACAACTATGATGACGAGTGGTGATGATCAAAGAGGGATGTGGGAGATTGATGTGAGAGCACCGCAGCAGAATCTGCTTCATGAAATGAATGATCCATCCATGTTTTATAATGATCAGTTTCCTCTGATTCCAGATTTTCCATGCATGTCGTCTTCGTCGTCGTCCTCGTCGAATCCGGCACCCGCGAAGCCGATTTCGTCGACGACGACTACGTCTTCGGCGTCCTCGGTGTCGTCGTCGACGTCCTCGGCGGCTTCGTGGGCGGTTTTGAAGTCGGAGTATGTTACGGAGGAGGAAGGTGATGGGAATGGGGAGGAGAGGGTGGAGGAGGTTAGTGGTGAGAGGGGGAGGAGTGGAGGGGTTCCGGTGGTGTCAGCGGCGGCGACGACGGAGACGGTGGTGGGTGGAAGTGGTTTGCAGTTGGAGACGGTGGGTGGGAGTGGGACTATTGATTGCATGGATGTAATGGAGAATTTTGGGTATATGGATCTCATTGATGGGAATGAGTTATGGGATCCGTCTTCGATTTTCGAGCAAAGCGCGCCCGATTTGCAACCGGAGAGTGAGGTGGTGCAAGAGAGTGGGATgaaagatggtggtggtggtggtggcggtggcggtggaggGTTGGATGAACTCGGGGAGATGTTCTTCGATTGGTTGAAATCGAATAAAGAATCGATATCCGCGGAAGATATGAGAAACATTAAGCTCAAGAGATCCACGGTTGAAAGTGCTTCGAAAAGATTAGGATCTTCAAAAGAAGGAAAAAAACAATTACTCAAGTTAATTCTCGAGTGGGTGCAACAGCACCAACTCCAGAGAAAAAACAGTGGTGGCGGTGAAGGCGGTGAATTACTCACCGCCACCTCTAATCCCACCGGTCATTACCCTTTACAACAGTTCCAAGGGTTACAGTCGCAGGCATCAATTCCTGCGACTGTAGCATCAATGCCTGCGACTGTAGCTCCACCACCTTTTAACTGTAGTTCGTGGGTTCCACCTGGTGAGATCAGCAATGCATTCTCACCATCGTGGATCCCGCCTTATCCGCCCTACGTGGCGGATCAGGCGGGAAACGGGATGGCTATGGTGGCGCCACCAGTGCAGCCACCATCAACGTTTTCTTATTTGGGTGGGGATTACACTTCGGGTTTGAATAGTCAGATGAACCCGTATAATAATACGGGTTATACGGTGGGTTCTGCTGACTACCAAGTTCTTGAATCCGCACCCCCATGGAACCCGTCACAGATTACCATGGCAGCATCACCTTACAATAATCAGTTTCATGACATGGGCAACCGTTATGCTCCACCGCTTATGCCTCTAGCTCCTTGTTACCCTGATCAGTACCCGTTTAACCCGGCTGTTTACGCCGCTGGTGGCGGTGATGACCAGCGGTTAATGGGGTTAGGTTCGTCCGCGACTAAAGAAGCCCGTAAGAAAAGAATGGCAAGGCAACGACGGACTTACTTCCATCACCATCACCACTCGAGACAAAACCAAAATAGTCATCAGAATCATGTGGCAAACAATGATCACAATTCACACCCAATGCTGGTTGATGATAATTCCGGAAAATCGCATGGAGGGAACTGGGTTTACTGGCCCTCACCACCGTCTCCGAACACTGTCCCGCTGGAAGCACCACAGCGGACGTCCTCTCGGCCTGTTCCGTCCTGTGACCGTTTGTCGAAACAAACTTCTTGTGACAAACGTCAG GAATTAAAGACCGAGAAGAATTTGAAGTTTTTGCTCCAGAAAGTATTGAAGCAAAGTGATGTTGGAAGTCTTGGCAGGATTGTGCTGCCAAAA AAAGAAGCTGAGAGTCACCTCCCGGATCTCGACAGTAGGGACGGAGTTTCAATCGCTATGGAGGATATCGGGACGTCTCAAGTGTGGAACATGCGATATAG TCTCAGGTTTTGGCCAAACAACAAAAGTCGGATGTACCTCCTTGAGAACACAG GTGATTTTGTGAAAGCAAACGGGCTCCAAGAGGGCGATTTCATTGTTATATACTCGGATGTCAAGTGTGGCAAATAT TTGATTAGGGGAGTGAAGGTACGACAACCCGCCACTGGAAAATCAGAGGGCAAAAAGCCCGTCAAGCGAAGCTACCGAAGCCTCTCTCAATCCGCAAGAAGCTCTCCTTCATCGCCAGCAAAAATAGCTGCGATTTAA
- the LOC110910470 gene encoding B3 domain-containing transcription factor ABI3 isoform X2 has translation MYPKEEKVDVNDLEVYGVDEQQKKSSGLDAMGTTMMTSGDDQRGMWEIDVRAPQQNLLHEMNDPSMFYNDQFPLIPDFPCMSSSSSSSSNPAPAKPISSTTTTSSASSVSSSTSSAASWAVLKSEYVTEEEGDGNGEERVEEVSGERGRSGGVPVVSAAATTETVVGGSGLQLETVGGSGTIDCMDVMENFGYMDLIDGNELWDPSSIFEQSAPDLQPESEVVQESGMKDGGGGGGGGGGGLDELGEMFFDWLKSNKESISAEDMRNIKLKRSTVESASKRLGSSKEGKKQLLKLILEWVQQHQLQRKNSGGGEGGELLTATSNPTGHYPLQQFQGLQSQASIPATVASMPATVAPPPFNCSSWVPPGEISNAFSPSWIPPYPPYVADQAGNGMAMVAPPVQPPSTFSYLGGDYTSGLNSQMNPYNNTGYTVGSADYQVLESAPPWNPSQITMAASPYNNQFHDMGNRYAPPLMPLAPCYPDQYPFNPAVYAAGGGDDQRLMGLGSSATKEARKKRMARQRRTYFHHHHHSRQNQNSHQNHVANNDHNSHPMLVDDNSGKSHGGNWVYWPSPPSPNTVPLEAPQRTSSRPVPSCDRLSKQTSCDKRQELKTEKNLKFLLQKVLKQSDVGSLGRIVLPKKEAESHLPDLDSRDGVSIAMEDIGTSQVWNMRYRFWPNNKSRMYLLENTGDFVKANGLQEGDFIVIYSDVKCGKYLIRGVKVRQPATGKSEGKKPVKRSYRSLSQSARSSPSSPAKIAAI, from the exons atgtatCCAAAAGAagagaaggttgatgtgaatgatCTGGAAGTTTATGGGGTAGATGAGCAGCAGAAGAAAAGTAGTGGGTTAGATGCAATGGGTACAACTATGATGACGAGTGGTGATGATCAAAGAGGGATGTGGGAGATTGATGTGAGAGCACCGCAGCAGAATCTGCTTCATGAAATGAATGATCCATCCATGTTTTATAATGATCAGTTTCCTCTGATTCCAGATTTTCCATGCATGTCGTCTTCGTCGTCGTCCTCGTCGAATCCGGCACCCGCGAAGCCGATTTCGTCGACGACGACTACGTCTTCGGCGTCCTCGGTGTCGTCGTCGACGTCCTCGGCGGCTTCGTGGGCGGTTTTGAAGTCGGAGTATGTTACGGAGGAGGAAGGTGATGGGAATGGGGAGGAGAGGGTGGAGGAGGTTAGTGGTGAGAGGGGGAGGAGTGGAGGGGTTCCGGTGGTGTCAGCGGCGGCGACGACGGAGACGGTGGTGGGTGGAAGTGGTTTGCAGTTGGAGACGGTGGGTGGGAGTGGGACTATTGATTGCATGGATGTAATGGAGAATTTTGGGTATATGGATCTCATTGATGGGAATGAGTTATGGGATCCGTCTTCGATTTTCGAGCAAAGCGCGCCCGATTTGCAACCGGAGAGTGAGGTGGTGCAAGAGAGTGGGATgaaagatggtggtggtggtggtggcggtggcggtggaggGTTGGATGAACTCGGGGAGATGTTCTTCGATTGGTTGAAATCGAATAAAGAATCGATATCCGCGGAAGATATGAGAAACATTAAGCTCAAGAGATCCACGGTTGAAAGTGCTTCGAAAAGATTAGGATCTTCAAAAGAAGGAAAAAAACAATTACTCAAGTTAATTCTCGAGTGGGTGCAACAGCACCAACTCCAGAGAAAAAACAGTGGTGGCGGTGAAGGCGGTGAATTACTCACCGCCACCTCTAATCCCACCGGTCATTACCCTTTACAACAGTTCCAAGGGTTACAGTCGCAGGCATCAATTCCTGCGACTGTAGCATCAATGCCTGCGACTGTAGCTCCACCACCTTTTAACTGTAGTTCGTGGGTTCCACCTGGTGAGATCAGCAATGCATTCTCACCATCGTGGATCCCGCCTTATCCGCCCTACGTGGCGGATCAGGCGGGAAACGGGATGGCTATGGTGGCGCCACCAGTGCAGCCACCATCAACGTTTTCTTATTTGGGTGGGGATTACACTTCGGGTTTGAATAGTCAGATGAACCCGTATAATAATACGGGTTATACGGTGGGTTCTGCTGACTACCAAGTTCTTGAATCCGCACCCCCATGGAACCCGTCACAGATTACCATGGCAGCATCACCTTACAATAATCAGTTTCATGACATGGGCAACCGTTATGCTCCACCGCTTATGCCTCTAGCTCCTTGTTACCCTGATCAGTACCCGTTTAACCCGGCTGTTTACGCCGCTGGTGGCGGTGATGACCAGCGGTTAATGGGGTTAGGTTCGTCCGCGACTAAAGAAGCCCGTAAGAAAAGAATGGCAAGGCAACGACGGACTTACTTCCATCACCATCACCACTCGAGACAAAACCAAAATAGTCATCAGAATCATGTGGCAAACAATGATCACAATTCACACCCAATGCTGGTTGATGATAATTCCGGAAAATCGCATGGAGGGAACTGGGTTTACTGGCCCTCACCACCGTCTCCGAACACTGTCCCGCTGGAAGCACCACAGCGGACGTCCTCTCGGCCTGTTCCGTCCTGTGACCGTTTGTCGAAACAAACTTCTTGTGACAAACGTCAG GAATTAAAGACCGAGAAGAATTTGAAGTTTTTGCTCCAGAAAGTATTGAAGCAAAGTGATGTTGGAAGTCTTGGCAGGATTGTGCTGCCAAAA AAAGAAGCTGAGAGTCACCTCCCGGATCTCGACAGTAGGGACGGAGTTTCAATCGCTATGGAGGATATCGGGACGTCTCAAGTGTGGAACATGCGATATAG GTTTTGGCCAAACAACAAAAGTCGGATGTACCTCCTTGAGAACACAG GTGATTTTGTGAAAGCAAACGGGCTCCAAGAGGGCGATTTCATTGTTATATACTCGGATGTCAAGTGTGGCAAATAT TTGATTAGGGGAGTGAAGGTACGACAACCCGCCACTGGAAAATCAGAGGGCAAAAAGCCCGTCAAGCGAAGCTACCGAAGCCTCTCTCAATCCGCAAGAAGCTCTCCTTCATCGCCAGCAAAAATAGCTGCGATTTAA
- the LOC110910470 gene encoding B3 domain-containing transcription factor ABI3 isoform X3 has protein sequence MYPKEEKVDVNDLEVYGVDEQQKKSSGLDAMGTTMMTSGDDQRGMWEIDVRAPQQNLLHEMNDPSMFYNDQFPLIPDFPCMSSSSSSSSNPAPAKPISSTTTTSSASSVSSSTSSAASWAVLKSEYVTEEEGDGNGEERVEEVSGERGRSGGVPVVSAAATTETVVGGSGLQLETVGGSGTIDCMDVMENFGYMDLIDGNELWDPSSIFEQSAPDLQPESEVVQESGMKDGGGGGGGGGGGLDELGEMFFDWLKSNKESISAEDMRNIKLKRSTVESASKRLGSSKEGKKQLLKLILEWVQQHQLQRKNSGGGEGGELLTATSNPTGHYPLQQFQGLQSQASIPATVASMPATVAPPPFNCSSWVPPGEISNAFSPSWIPPYPPYVADQAGNGMAMVAPPVQPPSTFSYLGGDYTSGLNSQMNPYNNTGYTVGSADYQVLESAPPWNPSQITMAASPYNNQFHDMGNRYAPPLMPLAPCYPDQYPFNPAVYAAGGGDDQRLMGLGSSATKEARKKRMARQRRTYFHHHHHSRQNQNSHQNHVANNDHNSHPMLVDDNSGKSHGGNWVYWPSPPSPNTVPLEAPQRTSSRPVPSCDRLSKQTSCDKRQTEKNLKFLLQKVLKQSDVGSLGRIVLPKKEAESHLPDLDSRDGVSIAMEDIGTSQVWNMRYSLRFWPNNKSRMYLLENTGDFVKANGLQEGDFIVIYSDVKCGKYLIRGVKVRQPATGKSEGKKPVKRSYRSLSQSARSSPSSPAKIAAI, from the exons atgtatCCAAAAGAagagaaggttgatgtgaatgatCTGGAAGTTTATGGGGTAGATGAGCAGCAGAAGAAAAGTAGTGGGTTAGATGCAATGGGTACAACTATGATGACGAGTGGTGATGATCAAAGAGGGATGTGGGAGATTGATGTGAGAGCACCGCAGCAGAATCTGCTTCATGAAATGAATGATCCATCCATGTTTTATAATGATCAGTTTCCTCTGATTCCAGATTTTCCATGCATGTCGTCTTCGTCGTCGTCCTCGTCGAATCCGGCACCCGCGAAGCCGATTTCGTCGACGACGACTACGTCTTCGGCGTCCTCGGTGTCGTCGTCGACGTCCTCGGCGGCTTCGTGGGCGGTTTTGAAGTCGGAGTATGTTACGGAGGAGGAAGGTGATGGGAATGGGGAGGAGAGGGTGGAGGAGGTTAGTGGTGAGAGGGGGAGGAGTGGAGGGGTTCCGGTGGTGTCAGCGGCGGCGACGACGGAGACGGTGGTGGGTGGAAGTGGTTTGCAGTTGGAGACGGTGGGTGGGAGTGGGACTATTGATTGCATGGATGTAATGGAGAATTTTGGGTATATGGATCTCATTGATGGGAATGAGTTATGGGATCCGTCTTCGATTTTCGAGCAAAGCGCGCCCGATTTGCAACCGGAGAGTGAGGTGGTGCAAGAGAGTGGGATgaaagatggtggtggtggtggtggcggtggcggtggaggGTTGGATGAACTCGGGGAGATGTTCTTCGATTGGTTGAAATCGAATAAAGAATCGATATCCGCGGAAGATATGAGAAACATTAAGCTCAAGAGATCCACGGTTGAAAGTGCTTCGAAAAGATTAGGATCTTCAAAAGAAGGAAAAAAACAATTACTCAAGTTAATTCTCGAGTGGGTGCAACAGCACCAACTCCAGAGAAAAAACAGTGGTGGCGGTGAAGGCGGTGAATTACTCACCGCCACCTCTAATCCCACCGGTCATTACCCTTTACAACAGTTCCAAGGGTTACAGTCGCAGGCATCAATTCCTGCGACTGTAGCATCAATGCCTGCGACTGTAGCTCCACCACCTTTTAACTGTAGTTCGTGGGTTCCACCTGGTGAGATCAGCAATGCATTCTCACCATCGTGGATCCCGCCTTATCCGCCCTACGTGGCGGATCAGGCGGGAAACGGGATGGCTATGGTGGCGCCACCAGTGCAGCCACCATCAACGTTTTCTTATTTGGGTGGGGATTACACTTCGGGTTTGAATAGTCAGATGAACCCGTATAATAATACGGGTTATACGGTGGGTTCTGCTGACTACCAAGTTCTTGAATCCGCACCCCCATGGAACCCGTCACAGATTACCATGGCAGCATCACCTTACAATAATCAGTTTCATGACATGGGCAACCGTTATGCTCCACCGCTTATGCCTCTAGCTCCTTGTTACCCTGATCAGTACCCGTTTAACCCGGCTGTTTACGCCGCTGGTGGCGGTGATGACCAGCGGTTAATGGGGTTAGGTTCGTCCGCGACTAAAGAAGCCCGTAAGAAAAGAATGGCAAGGCAACGACGGACTTACTTCCATCACCATCACCACTCGAGACAAAACCAAAATAGTCATCAGAATCATGTGGCAAACAATGATCACAATTCACACCCAATGCTGGTTGATGATAATTCCGGAAAATCGCATGGAGGGAACTGGGTTTACTGGCCCTCACCACCGTCTCCGAACACTGTCCCGCTGGAAGCACCACAGCGGACGTCCTCTCGGCCTGTTCCGTCCTGTGACCGTTTGTCGAAACAAACTTCTTGTGACAAACGTCAG ACCGAGAAGAATTTGAAGTTTTTGCTCCAGAAAGTATTGAAGCAAAGTGATGTTGGAAGTCTTGGCAGGATTGTGCTGCCAAAA AAAGAAGCTGAGAGTCACCTCCCGGATCTCGACAGTAGGGACGGAGTTTCAATCGCTATGGAGGATATCGGGACGTCTCAAGTGTGGAACATGCGATATAG TCTCAGGTTTTGGCCAAACAACAAAAGTCGGATGTACCTCCTTGAGAACACAG GTGATTTTGTGAAAGCAAACGGGCTCCAAGAGGGCGATTTCATTGTTATATACTCGGATGTCAAGTGTGGCAAATAT TTGATTAGGGGAGTGAAGGTACGACAACCCGCCACTGGAAAATCAGAGGGCAAAAAGCCCGTCAAGCGAAGCTACCGAAGCCTCTCTCAATCCGCAAGAAGCTCTCCTTCATCGCCAGCAAAAATAGCTGCGATTTAA
- the LOC110910469 gene encoding (S)-8-oxocitronellyl enol synthase CYC2, whose product MEQANPTQPVALIVGVTGMVGVALTEALNKPTALGGPWTVYGVSRRPLPTWFPSSILNKHMILDTLNQQQTHEILSPLSSQITHVFWLALQVNESEQVNISLNSTMLSNVLKSLTSSPTSKLSHVTLQTGTKQYLGPVFDPILSTQLVPRDPPFIEDYPRLPFPNFYYALEDILASYSNSLTYSVHRASLIIGASTRSFYNLLLTLAVYALVCKHQNHPFRYFGNKYSWEHFWDVSDARVLAEQQIWASVTDKANNEAFNCTNGDVFTWKMIWRVLCDAFDIEFVPFDEKEEFDLVEFMKDKGEVWDRIVEENGLYKTKMQEIAYFNGIDKLLQFEFQHVCSVNKSREFGFHGYANTLKSIPEWVQKLRQMKILP is encoded by the exons ATGGAGCAAGCAAACCCTACACAGCCGGTGGCTCTTATCGTGGGCGTCACTGGCATGGTGGGTGTTGCCCTCACCGAGGCCTTAAACAAACCGACCGCATTAGGCGGTCCTTGGACGGTCTACGGTGTATCGCGGCGACCATTACCCACCTGGTTCCCATCCTCCATCCTCAACAAACACATGATTCTAGACACCCTAAACCAACAACAAACACATGAAATCTTGTCTCCACTTTCCTCCCAAATCACCCATGTCTTCTGGTTGGCTTTACAAGTCAACGAAAGTGAACAAGTCAACATTTCCCTCAACTCCACTATGCTTTCTAATGTCCTTAAGTCGTTGACTTCTTCTCCAACCTCAAAACTAAGTCACGTGACGTTGCAAACAGGCACAAAACAGTATCTAGGCCCAGTTTTCGATCCAATTCTTTCAACTCAACTTGTCCCACGTGACCCACCCTTCATAGAGGATTACCCTAGACTACCTTTTCCAAATTTCTACTATGCTTTGGAAGACATTTTAGCTTCCTACTCAAACTCTTTAACTTATTCTGTGCATCGCGCTTCTCTAATCATCGGCGCGTCAACAAGAAGTTTCTATAATCTGCTACTCACGCTCGCGGTCTACGCGTTAGTTTGCAAACACCAAAACCATCCCTTCAG GTATTTTGGTAACAAGTACAGTTGGGAACACTTTTGGGATGTGTCTGATGCTAGAGTACTAGCTGAACAGCAAATATGGGCGTCAGTGACAGACAAGGCAAATAATGAAGCATTTAATTGCACAAACGGTGATGTGTTTACGTGGAAAATGATATGGAGGGTACTTTGTGACGCGTTTGATATTGAGTTTGTGCCGTTTGATGAAAAAGAAGAGTTTGATTTGGTGGAGTTCATGAAGGATAAAGGAGAAGTTTGGGATAGAATTGTTGAAGAGAATGGATTATACAAGACAAAAATGCAGGAGATAGCTTATTTTAATGGAATAGATAAACTTTTACAATTTGAGTTTCAACATGTTTGTAGCGTGAATAAGAGTCGAGAATTTGGGTTTCATGGCTATGCAAATACGCTCAAGAGTATACCAGAATGGGTTCAGAAGTTGAGACAAATGAAAATACTTCCATAa